Proteins co-encoded in one Candidatus Bathyarchaeia archaeon genomic window:
- a CDS encoding NADH-quinone oxidoreductase subunit C — protein sequence MSLSHEREDDLIQKLKENFSTDIKETNIIRRARLEVTVAPEKIRDVAVFLRDKLGFDHPNGVSAVDFNRESRFEIVYHISSIRIKEMRDLVLDLKESVPRNTPKVGSLVSVWPGVENYERESFEMFGITFDGHPRLEKLFLTDNWDGPPPLRKDIRFPTD from the coding sequence ATGAGTCTCTCCCATGAAAGAGAAGATGATCTCATCCAGAAGCTGAAGGAAAACTTTTCCACCGACATCAAGGAAACTAACATCATTCGTCGCGCTAGGCTTGAAGTGACCGTCGCACCTGAGAAGATCAGGGATGTCGCGGTGTTTCTCCGAGACAAGCTCGGCTTCGACCATCCAAACGGGGTTTCTGCTGTTGACTTCAACCGAGAAAGCAGGTTCGAGATAGTCTACCATATCTCATCAATACGCATCAAGGAAATGCGAGATCTCGTTCTCGATTTGAAAGAGTCAGTTCCCAGAAACACCCCGAAGGTGGGATCTCTTGTCTCAGTCTGGCCTGGAGTCGAGAACTATGAACGGGAAAGCTTCGAGATGTTCGGAATAACATTTGATGGACACCCGAGATTGGAGAAACTGTTTCTAACCGACAACTGGGATGGACCACCACCTCTCAGGAAAGACATACGATTCCCCACGGACTGA
- a CDS encoding PPOX class F420-dependent oxidoreductase: MKLDDDARKILEGKNFIFLATVNADGSPQVTPTWVDTDGHYILINTAVGRVKHRNIKKNPQVAMAITEQGNPYKLVMIRGRVIEQVTGREAEDHIDKMSKKYTGKEKYPNRKPGEHRVLLKIEPHHVSRMR; encoded by the coding sequence ATGAAACTCGATGATGATGCACGAAAGATCCTCGAAGGTAAGAATTTCATCTTCCTCGCCACAGTAAATGCTGATGGTTCTCCTCAGGTTACTCCAACTTGGGTTGATACTGACGGTCACTACATTCTCATTAACACGGCCGTGGGTCGTGTCAAGCATAGAAACATCAAGAAGAACCCACAGGTTGCCATGGCGATCACAGAACAAGGGAATCCGTACAAGCTCGTAATGATTCGAGGACGAGTCATCGAACAGGTCACGGGACGCGAAGCTGAGGATCATATCGACAAGATGTCGAAGAAGTACACTGGCAAGGAAAAATATCCGAATCGGAAACCCGGCGAACATAGGGTCCTTCTGAAAATCGAACCTCATCACGTTTCCCGAATGCGGTAA
- a CDS encoding 4-vinyl reductase produces MQTSPKRSTGYDLRRLVGSVNQLRFNDNRGEVSFFGQKMIILRRDVIRIMREALERLVGDQSAPFLSYLASGIGVHEGSIFRESIGSTGEQSRQSLENLVHSALEDTNLGLGKIRINGLDFDKSSANIIVSNCFEAMENGPSEEPNCIFTSGFLAGIFAEVLDKTVQAKEVRCMSLGAPECEFQISLVETGDGQEAEKPKVDLKEFDGKAPPKGEVKPGTGGGSTDSKSAMGSSKGSSEDQTEESDDAKIDAGVEKAARIAKHKQHFWNKFKKS; encoded by the coding sequence TTGCAAACTAGCCCCAAACGCTCAACAGGCTACGACCTACGAAGACTCGTAGGATCAGTGAACCAGCTCCGCTTCAACGACAACAGGGGAGAAGTGTCATTCTTCGGACAGAAAATGATCATTCTAAGGAGAGACGTTATCCGGATCATGAGAGAGGCGCTGGAGAGACTGGTCGGAGATCAGTCCGCGCCATTCCTATCATACCTCGCTAGCGGCATCGGAGTGCACGAAGGGAGCATTTTCAGAGAAAGCATAGGGTCCACAGGCGAACAGAGCAGACAAAGTCTAGAAAATCTTGTTCACTCAGCACTTGAGGACACAAACCTCGGACTTGGCAAGATCAGGATCAACGGGCTCGACTTCGACAAGAGCAGTGCGAACATAATCGTGAGCAACTGCTTTGAAGCCATGGAAAACGGGCCCTCGGAAGAGCCGAACTGCATCTTCACTAGCGGCTTTCTAGCCGGAATATTCGCCGAAGTTCTCGACAAGACTGTTCAGGCAAAAGAGGTACGCTGCATGTCGCTGGGAGCCCCCGAGTGCGAGTTCCAAATATCCCTCGTCGAAACAGGCGATGGACAAGAAGCTGAGAAGCCGAAAGTAGACTTGAAAGAGTTTGACGGAAAGGCTCCACCGAAAGGGGAAGTCAAACCAGGCACAGGGGGAGGCTCGACTGACTCGAAATCAGCAATGGGGTCCTCGAAAGGATCCTCGGAAGACCAGACCGAAGAATCAGACGATGCAAAGATTGATGCCGGGGTGGAGAAGGCGGCCAGAATCGCCAAACACAAACAGCACTTCTGGAACAAGTTCAAGAAGAGCTAG
- a CDS encoding DUF1512 domain-containing protein, which yields MASLIDLSQIVNLVYFASFFLIFFYGQRLQVQWQLVSVKRSLGKLERSKTAARQKFVDSISRFQMDKKTVETKLDRLNNSFTITPVSLDPSGIVGKLEHVLDTYDDHLKMEVKAIAPNATESDVNTLSNQLEISIGLDGMFRLVRHFYLLAKKTGGIIALAQLQMALPMIMEEAEAYGAAIDAFAKAEPIGDGVGPLVVSQIVAGRQGNELIKDTMVYDVDFEGRRVWVVRAKGPGGNVGKPGLVVEKLVQESGPISLVVTVDAALKFEGEPSGDVAEGIGAAIGGPGTERYHIEASASKNQIPLLAVVVKMSSKEAISGITPLIKTGVDAAVTRVQNEIRSKSKPGDSIILVGVGNTIGVA from the coding sequence ATGGCCAGCCTGATCGATCTCAGCCAGATAGTCAACCTCGTCTACTTCGCCTCATTCTTCCTCATCTTCTTCTACGGACAACGTCTTCAGGTACAGTGGCAACTTGTTAGCGTCAAGCGAAGCCTCGGAAAACTCGAGAGGAGTAAGACTGCCGCGCGCCAGAAATTTGTCGACTCGATATCCCGATTCCAGATGGACAAGAAGACAGTCGAAACCAAACTCGACAGGTTAAACAATTCATTCACGATAACACCGGTAAGCCTCGATCCCTCTGGAATTGTAGGAAAACTCGAACACGTTCTGGACACCTATGATGATCATTTGAAAATGGAAGTCAAGGCCATCGCGCCGAATGCGACAGAATCCGATGTGAACACGCTTAGCAACCAGCTTGAGATCTCGATCGGCTTGGACGGTATGTTCCGGCTTGTGCGCCACTTTTACCTACTGGCAAAGAAGACCGGTGGAATAATAGCCCTTGCCCAGCTTCAGATGGCTCTTCCGATGATAATGGAAGAGGCTGAAGCCTACGGTGCGGCAATTGACGCTTTCGCCAAAGCCGAGCCCATAGGCGACGGAGTCGGACCACTCGTAGTAAGTCAGATTGTGGCCGGACGACAAGGCAACGAGCTGATCAAAGACACGATGGTCTACGATGTCGACTTTGAGGGTCGGCGAGTTTGGGTCGTCCGTGCAAAAGGTCCGGGTGGGAATGTCGGAAAGCCTGGTCTTGTTGTCGAGAAACTGGTCCAGGAATCGGGGCCAATAAGTCTTGTCGTCACTGTTGATGCAGCCTTAAAATTTGAAGGCGAGCCGAGTGGAGACGTGGCGGAAGGGATTGGTGCCGCGATTGGCGGTCCTGGCACAGAACGATATCACATCGAGGCCAGCGCATCGAAGAACCAGATTCCTCTCCTAGCAGTAGTTGTGAAAATGTCTTCCAAGGAGGCAATATCTGGGATCACGCCTTTGATCAAGACTGGGGTTGACGCTGCAGTCACTCGAGTCCAGAATGAGATCAGATCTAAGTCCAAGCCGGGCGACAGCATCATCTTGGTTGGTGTCGGCAACACCATCGGCGTCGCATAA
- a CDS encoding MinD/ParA family protein: MTKVIAVHSFKGGTGKTTLTANLAATLAKNHRVGVMDLDLSGPGLHVLFGLKKSEIKATLTDIFLGDATPADVVIDLTQRFNLKKGGLFFCPASNKVEDMLRLLKSGLEVEIFQDTIQKVGEQNKLDYIIVDTHPGVENDTVLAMGCCDALVLVSRVDQQDLFGTAVMVLLAETFEKPTFLTLNMVPPGVRIKDAMKVGLELSQLFRSHFLQAFEFQLDVINNLSRSVFVVDNPDSPFAKKVTEAVDTLERELSGATKIAN, translated from the coding sequence ATGACAAAAGTAATCGCCGTTCACTCTTTCAAAGGAGGAACCGGGAAAACAACACTAACCGCAAACCTAGCAGCAACACTTGCAAAGAACCATAGAGTAGGGGTCATGGACCTTGACCTGTCAGGTCCAGGCTTGCACGTGCTGTTCGGATTGAAGAAGAGCGAGATCAAGGCAACGCTCACCGATATCTTTCTCGGAGACGCAACTCCAGCGGATGTTGTAATCGATCTCACGCAGAGGTTCAACCTCAAGAAAGGAGGATTGTTCTTCTGCCCGGCAAGCAACAAGGTCGAGGACATGCTTCGCCTGCTAAAATCAGGGCTCGAAGTCGAGATATTCCAAGACACAATCCAGAAGGTTGGTGAACAAAACAAGCTTGACTACATCATAGTCGACACTCACCCTGGAGTCGAGAATGATACCGTTCTTGCGATGGGCTGCTGCGACGCTCTCGTCCTTGTTTCCAGAGTAGACCAACAGGACCTATTTGGAACCGCAGTAATGGTCCTCTTAGCAGAAACATTCGAGAAACCCACATTTCTTACATTAAACATGGTCCCGCCTGGCGTCAGGATCAAAGACGCGATGAAAGTCGGCCTGGAACTGTCTCAGCTGTTTAGGTCCCACTTCCTACAAGCCTTCGAGTTTCAGTTGGACGTCATCAACAACCTAAGCAGATCCGTATTCGTCGTAGACAACCCCGACTCGCCCTTCGCCAAGAAGGTAACTGAAGCCGTAGATACCTTAGAGAGAGAATTGTCAGGAGCGACAAAGATTGCAAACTAG
- a CDS encoding NADH-quinone oxidoreductase subunit D, protein MSAPPKPVPLTTVESTETSDSGAQTLTLSVGPQHSGSGHMRLIVEVDGDIIVNVAPDPGYVHRGIEKIIELRNIIKSIPVIERPSIIDASNLNHAWVRAIEEIQGVEVPRRGQYLRTLLNEMNRIMSHLYWLSIYGVFLGHTTMFMWPLGDRELFIDLAEKLTGARITYSYLVPGGVRRDLPPGFAEEAVKRTEYFEKRLKEYDRIFFNNPLFTSRAKGVGVLSKERAIELGCTGPTLRGSGVDADLRKDEPYAAYPELDFEVSTRPEGDSFSRAMVHMDEMRESCKIIRQIVKKIPAGPIRRKAPIVLPRGVAYGRVESARGECSFYLIGEGGDKPYRARYITGSYRNMAAIPAVLLGGRLADMPTAWWSIDYWPVEADR, encoded by the coding sequence ATGTCCGCACCACCTAAGCCTGTTCCCCTGACAACCGTAGAGTCAACGGAGACCTCGGACTCTGGAGCCCAAACTCTCACGCTGAGTGTCGGTCCCCAGCACTCCGGTTCAGGACACATGCGGTTAATCGTCGAGGTGGATGGGGACATCATCGTCAATGTCGCACCGGACCCGGGCTATGTTCACAGGGGAATCGAGAAGATCATTGAACTCAGGAACATCATCAAAAGCATCCCTGTTATCGAGAGACCCTCGATCATCGACGCCTCCAACCTAAACCATGCATGGGTAAGGGCCATCGAAGAGATTCAGGGCGTCGAGGTTCCGAGAAGAGGACAGTATCTCAGAACTCTCTTGAACGAGATGAACAGGATAATGAGCCATCTTTACTGGCTCTCTATCTACGGTGTATTCCTCGGGCACACTACTATGTTCATGTGGCCTCTCGGTGATAGAGAGTTGTTTATTGATCTCGCGGAGAAGCTTACCGGGGCTAGAATCACGTACTCCTATCTTGTTCCAGGCGGTGTGCGCCGTGACCTGCCCCCAGGGTTCGCTGAAGAAGCTGTCAAGAGAACCGAGTACTTTGAGAAACGTCTCAAAGAATACGACCGGATATTCTTCAACAACCCGTTGTTCACGTCCCGTGCTAAGGGCGTCGGAGTACTTTCAAAGGAAAGAGCAATTGAGCTCGGATGCACTGGACCAACTCTCCGAGGCTCAGGCGTTGATGCTGACCTCCGAAAGGATGAGCCGTATGCTGCTTATCCCGAGCTAGATTTCGAAGTCTCAACACGTCCCGAGGGCGATTCCTTTAGCCGGGCAATGGTCCATATGGACGAAATGCGGGAGAGTTGTAAAATCATACGCCAGATCGTCAAGAAGATTCCTGCAGGGCCGATCAGAAGAAAGGCCCCGATAGTCCTGCCCCGTGGCGTTGCGTATGGGCGAGTCGAGTCGGCTAGGGGAGAATGCAGTTTCTATCTCATCGGGGAAGGAGGAGACAAGCCCTATCGAGCGCGATACATCACAGGATCTTATCGAAACATGGCTGCTATACCTGCAGTTCTTCTTGGAGGCCGTTTGGCGGATATGCCTACGGCTTGGTGGAGTATAGACTACTGGCCAGTTGAGGCGGACAGGTAG
- a CDS encoding transposase: MLAVKSVKQRYRPSPRVNELLEIFRCMVNDSIRIGLEKDASSLKRLSFFTYTSLKRYSSPSIYRLTAMSKAAGILASRKKSTRRGYPTKTPYMSRRALISCYGFKIEDGYLRIPLGEKKFELIPLTPHVVQILSDPLLNVRSFPLTETSLAFCMSREVEEVECNRTIGVDRNLRNLTVGNQDRVVQYDLSYTVKIADTTRRIISSFRRDDDRIREKLSPKYGRRRHNRTQHILHNTTKAVVVDAFKRREAIVLENIEGIRRLYRRGSGLGPRWRHRMNGWSYGEAQRQLVYKSRWVGLPIIRLSRSETRGTSAVCPRCGERLQSDKRLIRKLWCGKCRVVMDRDMVAAINLSRRGRVRSARSRPPIILEAQGRAVEAVKGNPTPTVIPGVDAPKSSHDSTSEKLDRTHSTVLYVVNRGS, from the coding sequence TTGCTTGCTGTAAAGTCTGTGAAACAACGTTATCGGCCCAGTCCAAGGGTAAATGAGTTACTCGAGATCTTCCGGTGCATGGTCAATGATTCGATTAGGATCGGACTTGAGAAAGACGCATCGTCTCTGAAGCGACTCTCCTTCTTCACATACACGTCCCTCAAGCGGTACAGCAGCCCCTCCATCTATCGTCTCACCGCTATGTCCAAGGCCGCTGGTATCCTCGCTTCGAGAAAAAAGTCAACTAGGCGAGGTTATCCGACAAAGACACCTTACATGTCCAGGCGTGCTCTCATCTCCTGCTATGGATTCAAGATAGAAGATGGATATCTTAGAATTCCTCTCGGCGAGAAGAAGTTCGAACTTATCCCGCTAACTCCCCACGTCGTCCAGATCCTCTCCGACCCTTTGCTAAATGTTCGATCGTTTCCCCTTACCGAAACGAGTCTAGCTTTTTGTATGTCGAGGGAAGTAGAGGAAGTTGAGTGCAACAGAACGATTGGCGTGGATAGAAACCTGCGTAACCTAACCGTAGGCAATCAGGACCGAGTGGTACAATATGATCTTTCATACACAGTGAAGATCGCCGACACGACGAGAAGGATCATAAGTTCGTTCAGGCGTGACGATGACAGGATCAGAGAAAAACTTAGTCCAAAATATGGCCGGCGAAGACACAACCGCACCCAGCACATCCTCCACAACACAACGAAAGCTGTAGTGGTCGACGCCTTCAAGCGTAGAGAGGCTATTGTCCTTGAGAACATCGAGGGTATCCGACGTCTTTACCGTAGGGGTAGCGGCCTGGGTCCAAGATGGAGGCACCGGATGAACGGCTGGAGCTATGGTGAGGCTCAACGCCAGCTAGTATACAAGTCCCGGTGGGTAGGATTGCCAATTATTCGTCTGAGCAGAAGCGAGACTAGAGGTACGAGTGCCGTCTGTCCGAGATGCGGGGAGAGACTCCAATCGGACAAGAGACTGATCCGGAAACTCTGGTGCGGTAAATGTCGAGTAGTAATGGACCGGGACATGGTTGCAGCTATTAACTTGTCTCGGCGGGGACGGGTGAGGTCCGCACGTTCCCGGCCTCCCATCATCCTAGAGGCACAAGGCAGGGCAGTTGAAGCAGTGAAGGGGAACCCGACGCCTACGGTAATCCCCGGAGTCGATGCCCCGAAGTCAAGCCATGATTCAACCAGCGAGAAACTTGACAGAACCCATTCAACGGTTTTATATGTCGTTAACAGGGGCTCATGA
- a CDS encoding 4Fe-4S binding protein, which translates to MRKDSPLAEGNVRKLIEDASFPNQWPTKEQHSGHKVLYKNGVSKEYGVHGSNVGVDFDICIADGICITVCPVNVFDRMELPGEQEKMDKGVTNDSGKAPLANWKADPAREQDCIFCRACEIQCPVQAIKITEP; encoded by the coding sequence ATGAGGAAGGATTCACCTTTGGCGGAAGGAAACGTTCGGAAGCTCATAGAGGATGCGAGTTTTCCAAACCAGTGGCCTACGAAGGAGCAGCATTCAGGACACAAGGTCCTCTACAAGAACGGAGTGAGCAAGGAATACGGGGTTCACGGGAGCAATGTGGGTGTGGACTTTGACATTTGCATCGCCGACGGTATCTGCATAACCGTATGTCCGGTCAACGTGTTCGACAGGATGGAGCTTCCAGGGGAACAGGAGAAGATGGACAAGGGCGTTACCAATGACAGTGGAAAGGCACCATTGGCGAACTGGAAAGCTGACCCGGCTCGGGAACAGGACTGTATCTTCTGCAGGGCATGCGAGATTCAGTGCCCGGTGCAGGCCATAAAGATCACCGAGCCTTAG
- a CDS encoding PKD domain-containing protein: MPQAKATRYAVLLFLSILGIYMYVEVSPLAYAAGPTTYTLTPLPFVTQEGYTITLILSVSGALPSTLYQFNFSVRDPSTKVWVSHVQNYTTFSTQTQFGLVVQYPSPSFIGNGRSSLVGQYVAWVDEIRPLVASNPVAVTPNGFYFILTDFTEYQRTQTVGIRASGYNASETATIIIRTQTSSTVVLNATATASSAGLIIGSWKIPRTAVLDNYLITVTGKSTAKNPADAHYFLVHAASMSVPTFTASKASYQRTETMKFSFTARYPDLQYANSGTALVTLTSPGGNSVSLTAVYDSVTATFDAIYKTFTDNQTGTWTASLGTNGFDDGFGNTGPSATLTASPQLQPATLAVTIISKSYFAISEQIKFNATIQYPDFTILTNQIGQAHAFLLFSGGGHNDTISQLVFDSTLNLWVGTYAPGIEPGGLWSLTVAGADSASPANMGKATKTIQLQDRIPFSTFTFTSGTILTSVPVSFDGTSSYDLDGTIVGYAWDFGDGSTGSGATPTHGYSIAGTYSVKLNVTDNSGSTQVSTQTVTITDRPPVVSLTLSSTTATPGQAVILTISASDPDGTIASTTVNWGDGTTDTISGPPTTDSHTYSLASGTSSKTYTISVTAHDNSGSTFSATSNPISVQTVQPSSNVSFPLYYFGILAALIATLLIGVFLAFRRHKVTHARLKIDLEAVKAEAGRIENQEFFQSVKDQLKKDKE, from the coding sequence GTGCCACAAGCAAAAGCGACTAGGTACGCTGTCCTCTTGTTTCTCTCAATCCTCGGCATCTACATGTACGTTGAAGTGTCGCCTCTAGCTTACGCGGCGGGGCCGACAACCTACACGCTGACACCCCTGCCATTTGTAACACAAGAAGGGTACACAATCACTCTGATTCTGAGTGTCTCCGGAGCACTTCCGAGCACACTTTATCAATTCAACTTTTCAGTTCGAGACCCATCGACAAAGGTCTGGGTGTCTCATGTCCAAAACTACACGACGTTTTCAACCCAAACTCAATTTGGGCTTGTCGTGCAATATCCCAGCCCCTCATTCATAGGTAATGGAAGAAGCTCCCTTGTCGGACAATACGTCGCCTGGGTAGACGAGATCAGGCCTCTAGTAGCATCCAACCCTGTCGCAGTAACACCGAACGGCTTCTACTTCATTCTGACAGATTTCACAGAATATCAAAGGACTCAAACCGTAGGGATCAGAGCCAGTGGATACAATGCTTCAGAGACCGCAACGATAATCATTCGAACCCAGACATCCTCAACAGTAGTTCTCAACGCTACGGCGACAGCCTCATCAGCAGGACTGATCATAGGTTCATGGAAAATTCCAAGAACTGCGGTCCTGGACAACTACCTAATCACGGTGACAGGCAAGAGTACCGCGAAAAATCCGGCCGATGCTCATTATTTCTTGGTGCACGCCGCTTCCATGTCAGTTCCCACATTCACTGCGAGCAAAGCTTCGTATCAGAGGACAGAGACGATGAAATTCTCGTTTACAGCGCGGTATCCAGACCTACAGTATGCTAACAGCGGGACAGCCTTAGTAACTCTGACGAGTCCCGGGGGAAACAGTGTATCACTCACAGCCGTCTATGACAGCGTCACCGCGACTTTCGACGCAATCTACAAGACATTCACTGACAATCAAACGGGTACATGGACGGCCTCACTAGGAACTAACGGGTTTGATGACGGGTTTGGAAACACTGGCCCGAGCGCCACACTCACCGCATCGCCGCAGCTTCAACCTGCGACTCTCGCTGTTACCATTATTTCGAAGTCTTACTTTGCAATAAGCGAGCAGATCAAGTTCAATGCCACGATCCAATACCCTGACTTCACTATCCTAACCAATCAAATAGGTCAAGCACACGCTTTCCTCCTCTTCTCAGGCGGTGGACACAATGATACAATATCACAGTTGGTATTTGATTCAACCCTCAACCTCTGGGTTGGAACTTATGCTCCAGGCATCGAGCCCGGAGGACTATGGTCGCTAACAGTTGCAGGAGCCGACTCCGCCTCCCCTGCAAACATGGGAAAGGCGACGAAGACTATCCAACTGCAAGACCGCATACCATTTTCGACTTTCACCTTTACAAGCGGAACGATCCTCACCTCTGTGCCGGTTAGCTTCGATGGAACTTCCAGCTACGACCTTGACGGAACAATCGTTGGCTACGCCTGGGATTTTGGAGACGGGTCAACAGGATCGGGAGCCACTCCTACTCACGGCTACTCGATCGCTGGCACGTACTCAGTGAAGCTCAATGTTACCGACAACAGTGGGTCTACACAAGTTTCTACACAGACGGTGACCATCACCGACAGGCCTCCTGTCGTCTCGCTGACACTATCCTCAACTACCGCTACGCCCGGACAAGCGGTGATCCTTACTATTTCGGCCTCAGATCCTGATGGGACGATAGCAAGCACGACTGTGAACTGGGGAGATGGAACAACTGATACGATTTCTGGCCCTCCGACAACAGACAGCCACACCTATTCCTTGGCAAGCGGAACCTCTTCGAAAACTTACACCATTTCCGTGACTGCCCACGACAATAGCGGGTCCACTTTTTCGGCTACGTCGAACCCAATTTCCGTGCAAACAGTTCAGCCGAGCAGTAACGTCTCGTTTCCGTTGTACTATTTCGGAATCCTTGCCGCTCTGATCGCCACGCTCTTGATCGGCGTTTTTCTCGCATTCAGGAGACACAAGGTGACACATGCGAGGTTGAAGATTGATCTTGAGGCCGTCAAGGCTGAAGCGGGACGGATCGAGAATCAGGAGTTCTTCCAGTCGGTGAAAGATCAGTTGAAGAAGGATAAAGAATGA
- the nuoB gene encoding NADH-quinone oxidoreductase subunit NuoB: protein MSTQRTAQEQDPVATLAEGLSIWVGKLSDLVKKVVDTEPIRNVINWARMYSLWPVNITTACCSAEFGAASGARHDLERFGVLPIGSLRQSDLMVIEGTITKKMAKRLRVIYDQMALPRYIIAMGDCAMSGGLFHDSYSIVNGAHEFVPVDVYVPGCPPRPEALEQAIIMLQEKIRRSKVYEQG, encoded by the coding sequence TTGTCCACTCAGAGAACGGCCCAGGAGCAAGATCCCGTTGCGACGCTCGCAGAGGGGCTCAGTATATGGGTTGGAAAACTAAGTGATCTCGTCAAGAAGGTGGTTGACACAGAGCCGATTCGAAATGTGATCAACTGGGCTCGAATGTATTCTCTCTGGCCGGTAAACATCACAACTGCTTGCTGCAGTGCCGAGTTTGGTGCGGCCAGTGGGGCGCGTCATGATCTTGAACGGTTCGGAGTCTTGCCGATTGGTTCTCTTCGGCAGTCAGACCTCATGGTGATCGAAGGGACCATTACGAAGAAGATGGCGAAAAGGCTCCGGGTGATCTACGACCAGATGGCTTTGCCTCGATACATTATTGCTATGGGGGATTGCGCTATGTCTGGCGGCCTATTCCATGATTCCTATAGCATAGTGAATGGTGCGCACGAGTTTGTCCCGGTTGATGTCTACGTCCCGGGTTGTCCGCCGAGACCAGAAGCTTTGGAGCAGGCGATTATTATGCTTCAAGAGAAGATTCGAAGGTCAAAGGTGTACGAACAGGGATGA
- a CDS encoding ATPase domain-containing protein: MVRLPKSFETGIDAVDKVLPKGIPRNSLTILAGDLGTGKSVLMEQLLYSMLKIEKEPCIYMNFEGPPIALQQDMESFGWDIDRYLDSGQLRFLDCFSFRMEPTETPKYSHFVKDPKDLHSVTSALFTMMEEMKMTGRGAVFVDSLTEMFTLVQEERPLVFHMLDGVKSWRAKGPKERLVPFFCSHHTPLRAYADLDDLLFYVVDGIVDVRFNPGFADRGLLVKQFRIRKMKGAPHETYWVTFQVTPSGIVEVPLPVPVLTSDKPRTGKKK; encoded by the coding sequence GTGGTTAGGCTGCCAAAGTCGTTTGAGACTGGAATTGACGCAGTAGACAAAGTCCTTCCAAAGGGCATACCCAGAAACAGCCTCACGATCCTCGCAGGAGATCTTGGCACTGGAAAATCAGTGCTGATGGAACAGCTCCTCTACAGCATGCTCAAGATAGAGAAGGAGCCGTGCATCTACATGAATTTTGAAGGGCCGCCGATAGCTCTTCAGCAGGATATGGAGTCCTTCGGCTGGGACATCGACCGGTACCTAGATTCTGGGCAACTCAGGTTTCTAGACTGTTTCTCTTTCAGGATGGAACCAACTGAGACTCCGAAATATTCTCACTTTGTCAAGGATCCTAAAGATCTTCACTCCGTCACAAGTGCACTATTCACAATGATGGAGGAGATGAAGATGACCGGAAGAGGCGCTGTATTCGTCGATTCCTTAACAGAGATGTTTACTCTAGTTCAGGAAGAGAGGCCGTTGGTCTTCCACATGCTTGACGGAGTCAAGTCTTGGCGGGCAAAGGGTCCCAAGGAACGCCTTGTTCCGTTCTTCTGCTCGCACCACACTCCTTTGCGAGCCTACGCTGATCTGGACGATCTATTGTTCTATGTCGTGGATGGAATAGTTGATGTGAGATTCAACCCAGGATTCGCTGATAGAGGCCTCCTAGTCAAACAGTTCAGGATCCGAAAGATGAAAGGCGCGCCCCATGAAACGTATTGGGTGACATTCCAAGTCACCCCCTCTGGGATTGTAGAGGTTCCGCTCCCAGTCCCTGTACTGACGTCGGACAAGCCTCGTACAGGCAAAAAGAAGTAG
- a CDS encoding PPOX class F420-dependent oxidoreductase, producing the protein MSSSPISTTADKLSLFTDEKTICVETYRKTGVAVRTPVWFVEENGELLVRSDSKNGKIKRIRNNPKVRVAPCTFGGSLKGDWVDGEARLLGREQSEHVFSLLKKKYGLSYRSVRLMQWVVGVFSWHKAKPVGLAIRTTS; encoded by the coding sequence TTGTCATCTTCTCCGATTTCCACTACAGCGGACAAGCTATCGCTCTTCACGGATGAGAAGACTATCTGCGTCGAAACCTACCGGAAAACCGGAGTGGCCGTCCGAACACCTGTCTGGTTCGTCGAGGAAAACGGAGAACTACTTGTTAGATCTGATTCCAAGAATGGTAAGATCAAGCGAATCAGAAACAATCCGAAGGTTCGTGTAGCCCCTTGCACCTTTGGCGGGTCACTGAAAGGGGACTGGGTCGATGGGGAGGCTAGACTGTTAGGACGTGAGCAATCCGAGCATGTGTTCAGTCTGCTCAAAAAGAAGTATGGACTATCTTACCGATCGGTGAGATTGATGCAATGGGTCGTCGGCGTGTTTTCTTGGCATAAGGCCAAGCCGGTCGGTCTAGCGATCCGGACGACATCCTGA